In a single window of the Bacillus mycoides genome:
- a CDS encoding histidine phosphatase family protein, whose translation MTTVYFVRHAHSTYTKEERERPLSEEGEIDAGNVTSLLKDKNIDVVISSPYKRAIQTVQGIANTYNLSIQLEEDLRERLLSKEPVTDFNDAIQKVWEDWTFAYEGGESNDVAQRRAVICMQSILKKYKGKNIVIGTHGNIMVLLMNYFDSKYGFQFWKTLHMPDVYKLTFDNNCFSSAERIQSTDYQINNL comes from the coding sequence ATGACTACAGTATATTTCGTTCGCCACGCTCACTCTACATATACAAAGGAAGAAAGGGAACGTCCCTTATCTGAAGAAGGAGAGATTGATGCAGGTAATGTAACAAGTTTGTTAAAGGATAAAAACATTGATGTTGTTATTTCTAGCCCGTATAAAAGGGCGATTCAAACCGTGCAAGGAATTGCGAATACATATAATTTATCAATACAACTGGAAGAAGATTTACGGGAAAGGTTATTAAGTAAAGAGCCAGTAACAGATTTTAATGATGCTATTCAGAAGGTATGGGAAGACTGGACTTTTGCATACGAAGGCGGAGAATCAAATGATGTAGCGCAAAGACGCGCTGTAATATGCATGCAAAGTATATTAAAAAAATATAAAGGTAAGAATATTGTAATAGGTACTCATGGGAATATTATGGTATTACTAATGAATTATTTTGATTCGAAATATGGTTTTCAGTTTTGGAAAACCCTTCATATGCCAGATGTGTATAAATTAACTTTTGATAATAATTGTTTCAGTTCTGCTGAAAGAATACAGTCTACAGATTATCAGATAAATAATTTGTAA
- a CDS encoding serine hydrolase, whose translation MNILKIIGIVAGVIVVAVIAFFVIMKYYLSKEDPDYVLNYIKEHKGDETCSLLIRKNGEVVTSVNENKKLPLASTAKIVIAVEFAKQVSEGKISRDEQISLQDLEKYYVKNTDGGAHPDWLEDSKVRELVQNGQIALEEVAKGMIHYSSNANTTYLLDKLGIERVNDSLKELELTSHDKFSSYTASLYMRGYVEKELNEPENQSLEMIRNMSNDEYNKHVLQIHEWMKDESEWKKRDIPLKIDMEFQRIWSDRLVSANAKDYLSLMEKINSRNYFPKSMQDEIDNVFKGTVENSKLEYAGQKGGSTAFVLTKSLYTTDKKGNKVEVVIMFNDIEDQVAYQKLRNNIDYFIQDAITDEEFRRKL comes from the coding sequence GTGAACATATTAAAGATTATAGGAATTGTTGCAGGAGTCATTGTAGTAGCTGTTATAGCTTTCTTTGTTATTATGAAGTACTATTTGTCAAAAGAAGATCCTGATTACGTATTAAACTACATAAAAGAACATAAAGGTGATGAAACATGTTCATTACTTATTAGAAAAAACGGTGAAGTAGTAACATCTGTAAATGAAAATAAAAAATTACCATTAGCAAGTACGGCAAAAATCGTAATAGCAGTTGAATTTGCTAAGCAAGTGTCAGAAGGAAAAATAAGTCGAGATGAACAAATTTCATTGCAGGATTTAGAAAAATATTATGTTAAAAACACTGATGGTGGAGCGCATCCTGACTGGTTAGAAGATTCAAAAGTGAGAGAGTTAGTGCAAAATGGACAGATTGCTTTAGAAGAAGTGGCTAAAGGGATGATTCATTATAGTTCTAATGCGAATACAACATATTTGTTAGATAAGCTTGGAATAGAAAGAGTAAATGATAGTTTAAAAGAGTTAGAACTTACTAGTCATGACAAGTTCTCTTCGTATACTGCTTCATTATATATGAGAGGGTATGTAGAAAAAGAGCTTAATGAGCCAGAAAATCAATCGTTAGAAATGATACGTAACATGTCTAATGATGAATATAATAAACACGTGTTACAAATACATGAATGGATGAAAGATGAAAGTGAATGGAAGAAACGTGATATACCATTAAAAATAGATATGGAATTCCAGCGTATTTGGTCAGATCGATTAGTGAGTGCAAATGCTAAAGATTATTTGAGTTTAATGGAAAAGATAAATAGTAGAAATTATTTTCCAAAATCAATGCAAGATGAAATTGATAATGTTTTTAAAGGAACAGTTGAAAATAGTAAGTTGGAATATGCTGGTCAAAAAGGTGGTTCTACCGCATTCGTATTGACAAAAAGTTTGTATACTACAGATAAGAAAGGGAATAAGGTAGAAGTTGTAATTATGTTTAACGATATAGAAGATCAAGTTGCATATCAAAAGCTGAGAAATAATATAGATTATTTTATTCAAGATGCTATAACAGATGAAGAATTCAGAAGGAAGTTATAA
- a CDS encoding cupin domain-containing protein: MSNSGYVTDNKNLKKSSGTPNLFFDSRKNVFFKRDEKNVAYEVTSTQLPAMIGGAFVDLFMTKGHMREPHWHPNAWELDVVVSGEAVTSILNPETNQLQNYHVKAGQTVFIPMGWWHWITAVTEEVQLHLFFNNDQFETAEGSDILRLTPPEVFQAAYGVSAEKLGKDLSPIKESVVIGPPNSNRLNRVKESDDSNIVVTLNGQITSCEIE, encoded by the coding sequence ATGAGTAATTCAGGTTATGTTACAGATAATAAAAATTTAAAGAAAAGCTCAGGAACGCCAAACCTTTTCTTTGATTCGAGAAAAAATGTCTTTTTTAAAAGAGATGAGAAAAACGTTGCATATGAAGTTACCTCAACGCAGTTACCTGCGATGATAGGAGGGGCGTTTGTTGATTTGTTTATGACAAAAGGGCATATGCGGGAACCACATTGGCATCCGAATGCGTGGGAATTAGATGTTGTTGTATCAGGAGAAGCAGTTACATCCATTTTAAATCCCGAAACGAATCAATTGCAAAATTATCATGTGAAAGCGGGGCAAACTGTCTTTATTCCAATGGGATGGTGGCATTGGATTACAGCGGTAACAGAGGAAGTACAATTACATTTGTTCTTTAATAACGATCAGTTTGAAACAGCGGAGGGATCAGACATACTTAGATTAACACCGCCAGAAGTATTTCAAGCTGCATACGGTGTAAGTGCAGAAAAATTAGGAAAGGACCTTTCGCCAATTAAGGAGTCAGTTGTAATTGGTCCTCCTAACTCAAATCGACTAAATAGAGTTAAAGAAAGTGACGACTCAAATATAGTTGTTACGTTAAATGGACAAATAACATCATGTGAAATAGAGTAA
- a CDS encoding YfmQ family protein, which translates to MTTWFIVMLVVFGAFKIIVSSLPNSAIESIISKYETHPQLEEENVTVTINGNNLEGEKKSKIIHDFNEGLFLDRYYAPPHNEGTPLIINAKRGKKDFTFYIYSHEEHVDVVKQHKKKVVAYSLRSKNLQNNDMFVSADLA; encoded by the coding sequence ATGACGACTTGGTTTATTGTAATGTTAGTTGTATTTGGAGCATTTAAAATTATTGTTTCTAGCCTTCCTAACTCTGCTATTGAATCCATTATTAGCAAGTACGAAACACATCCACAACTTGAAGAAGAGAATGTGACTGTTACAATCAATGGAAATAACTTAGAAGGCGAAAAGAAATCCAAAATTATTCATGATTTTAACGAAGGATTATTTTTAGATCGCTATTATGCACCACCACACAATGAAGGCACTCCTTTAATTATCAATGCAAAACGTGGCAAAAAAGATTTTACATTTTATATTTATAGTCATGAAGAGCATGTTGATGTAGTAAAACAACATAAAAAGAAGGTAGTTGCTTATAGTTTACGCTCTAAAAACCTTCAAAATAATGATATGTTCGTGTCAGCTGATTTAGCTTAA
- a CDS encoding MBL fold metallo-hydrolase encodes MMRMEVWGGAGEYGRSCYFVKNKETKIVFDCGINRSYEDSYPKIEREVVPFLDAVFLSHIHEDHTMGLPLLTKYGYKKKIWTTRYTKEQLPAYFEKWGNYNLSKGWNLPYNDQNIKDLNYVCIDEISNPNEWIQITPTLRFQWGYSGHVLGAVWFLVDMCNTYVFYSGDYSAESNILRANLPENLRSDIKIAIVDAAYHTDDVSQKERVDELCAEIERVAQNKGTVLLPLPSLGRAQDIVFYLYERYKELPIIVDKEILAGFEEMFIYKDWLKNKEKLERVVEVLKRNIIVMDNDICMQNSYGIVVMSDANMQTKRAQLYYEQLRHEERNSIIFTGHIAKGSFAEKVLKERVGKECRVKRVPYKVHQSISDVKEMLNTLLPEHTVLVHALKEDTDRLQQKLSTAGYENVYSLAMECVEVI; translated from the coding sequence ATGATGAGGATGGAAGTATGGGGAGGAGCGGGAGAATACGGTCGTTCCTGCTATTTTGTAAAAAATAAAGAGACAAAAATAGTATTTGATTGTGGTATTAATCGATCATATGAGGATAGTTATCCCAAAATAGAAAGAGAAGTTGTTCCGTTTTTGGATGCAGTATTTTTATCACATATTCATGAAGACCATACGATGGGTTTACCTTTATTGACGAAGTATGGATATAAGAAAAAAATTTGGACGACTCGTTATACGAAGGAGCAACTTCCAGCTTATTTTGAAAAATGGGGAAACTACAATCTTTCAAAAGGGTGGAATTTACCTTATAACGATCAAAATATTAAAGATTTAAATTATGTATGTATTGATGAGATTAGTAATCCAAATGAATGGATACAGATTACACCGACGTTGAGGTTTCAATGGGGGTATAGTGGGCATGTATTAGGAGCTGTTTGGTTTTTAGTGGATATGTGTAATACATACGTATTTTATTCTGGTGATTATTCAGCAGAATCTAATATACTACGAGCTAATTTACCTGAAAATTTGCGAAGCGATATAAAAATTGCAATTGTAGATGCCGCTTATCACACTGATGATGTTTCACAAAAGGAACGAGTAGACGAATTATGTGCAGAAATTGAACGAGTTGCTCAAAATAAAGGAACAGTATTACTACCACTGCCCTCACTTGGTAGGGCGCAAGATATAGTATTTTATTTATATGAACGATATAAAGAACTTCCAATTATAGTAGATAAAGAAATTTTGGCTGGATTTGAAGAGATGTTCATATATAAAGATTGGTTAAAAAATAAAGAAAAACTTGAACGGGTTGTGGAGGTTTTAAAAAGAAACATAATAGTTATGGATAATGACATTTGTATGCAAAATAGTTACGGAATAGTTGTAATGAGTGATGCGAATATGCAAACGAAACGAGCACAGTTGTATTATGAACAACTTCGGCATGAAGAACGAAATTCGATTATCTTTACTGGACATATTGCTAAAGGAAGTTTTGCAGAAAAAGTTTTGAAGGAACGTGTAGGTAAAGAATGTAGGGTGAAGCGAGTTCCATATAAAGTTCATCAAAGTATAAGTGACGTTAAGGAAATGTTAAATACACTATTACCAGAACATACGGTGTTAGTACATGCTTTGAAAGAGGATACGGATCGATTACAACAAAAGCTAAGCACAGCAGGATATGAAAATGTGTATTCACTTGCAATGGAATGTGTAGAAGTCATATAA
- a CDS encoding ABC transporter permease, protein MVNRFVTVRQVGMTVALLLVAMLIVIPIFLILFSSVYENSSWNFLKPFEVMQSGGLAGIFLNSMLLGVLVVIGATIFAFPLAFIMSKTDVGKYSKLDIVFMIPFMTPPYIGSMGWILFMQPNGYFEQFFPALKPISSSFFSLGGMVLIMSLHLFPFLYFMLKNTLLQIGSSKEEAAAVHGGSFFYRLRKIILPLLLSSYVMGALLIFVKTIAEFGTPATFGRRIGFHVLTSEIHKFISSWPIDFGSATALSSLLLSACMLIWYMQNVLNRKYTYAMVSGKGVKSKRYTLSIFARVIAWVYVIGLLIVAIGIPYFSILIASLSKLRGGGLHFNNFTTSHYEALFTIGSPGLEALWNSFLFSLVTAIVAVIIGVFLALMIRKGKKSSEKWLDMCGMLPNMVPGIVMVVGLILFWNSPYMPMSIYNTPVMVIVTYVVLFLPYTVQYVKASLGQIDDSLVQAGSIFSGNYIYIFRKIILPLIIPGILAGWAMTFTISIRELVASLLVLPPSVETSATFIFAQFEQGEVSIGMAMAVVSVGLTTMCLLLLQHMEQKRKGVA, encoded by the coding sequence ATGGTAAATCGATTCGTAACAGTAAGACAAGTTGGAATGACAGTAGCGTTGTTACTTGTGGCGATGTTAATCGTCATTCCGATTTTTCTCATTTTATTTTCTAGTGTATATGAAAATAGCAGTTGGAATTTTTTAAAGCCTTTTGAAGTCATGCAGAGTGGTGGATTAGCTGGAATTTTTCTAAATTCGATGCTTCTAGGTGTACTCGTTGTAATAGGAGCTACAATATTTGCGTTTCCATTGGCGTTCATTATGAGCAAAACAGATGTAGGAAAGTATAGTAAGTTAGATATTGTTTTTATGATCCCATTTATGACCCCGCCCTATATCGGATCGATGGGCTGGATTTTGTTCATGCAACCTAACGGTTATTTTGAACAATTTTTTCCGGCTTTAAAGCCGATTTCATCATCGTTTTTTAGTTTAGGCGGTATGGTTTTAATTATGAGTCTGCATTTATTCCCATTCCTTTACTTCATGTTGAAAAACACGTTACTTCAGATTGGGAGTAGTAAAGAAGAAGCTGCAGCAGTTCATGGTGGAAGTTTTTTCTATCGTTTAAGAAAAATAATACTACCGTTATTGTTATCAAGTTATGTAATGGGCGCTTTACTCATTTTCGTAAAGACGATTGCTGAATTTGGAACACCAGCTACATTCGGACGTAGAATAGGATTCCATGTGTTAACATCTGAGATTCATAAATTTATCTCTAGTTGGCCGATTGATTTTGGCAGTGCCACAGCATTATCTTCTTTATTACTTAGTGCGTGTATGCTCATTTGGTATATGCAAAATGTATTGAATCGAAAGTATACATATGCAATGGTTAGTGGAAAAGGTGTGAAATCTAAAAGGTATACTTTGTCTATATTTGCGCGCGTTATAGCATGGGTTTATGTAATTGGCTTACTAATAGTAGCAATTGGAATCCCATACTTTTCTATACTTATTGCTTCTTTGTCGAAGTTAAGAGGCGGTGGCTTACATTTTAATAACTTTACAACAAGCCATTATGAAGCATTATTTACAATTGGTTCTCCGGGATTAGAAGCTTTATGGAACAGTTTTCTTTTTTCACTCGTAACGGCGATTGTTGCTGTAATTATTGGCGTATTTTTGGCGCTTATGATTCGAAAGGGGAAAAAGTCCTCTGAAAAATGGCTTGATATGTGCGGCATGTTACCGAATATGGTACCAGGAATAGTGATGGTTGTAGGGCTTATTTTATTTTGGAATTCACCCTATATGCCTATGTCAATTTACAATACACCAGTCATGGTTATCGTAACGTATGTTGTTCTCTTTTTACCTTATACGGTGCAGTATGTAAAAGCATCGCTCGGACAAATTGATGATTCTCTTGTACAGGCAGGAAGTATTTTTTCCGGGAATTATATTTATATTTTTAGAAAAATAATATTGCCGCTTATTATTCCAGGAATTCTTGCTGGATGGGCGATGACATTTACGATTTCGATAAGAGAGTTAGTAGCATCGCTTCTCGTACTACCTCCATCAGTAGAAACGTCAGCAACGTTTATTTTTGCTCAATTTGAACAAGGAGAAGTATCTATAGGAATGGCAATGGCTGTTGTTTCTGTTGGGCTTACAACAATGTGCTTATTACTTCTGCAACATATGGAGCAAAAACGAAAAGGGGTAGCATGA
- a CDS encoding ABC transporter substrate-binding protein: MKKFSSLKSLFVCTLLFSAVVTGCSSKTGSVDAKNKNANEKKIVVYSAGPKGLAEKIQKDFEKKTGIKVEMFQGTTGKILARMEAEKKNPVVDVVVLASLPAMEGLKKDGQTLAYKGAKQADKLRSEWSDDKGHYFGYSASALGIVYNTKNVKTAPEDWSDITKGEWKGKVNLPDPALSGLALDFVTGYVKKNGQDGWNLFEQLKKNEVTVAGANQEALDPVVTGAKDMVIAGVDYMTYSAKAKGEPVDIVYPKSGTVISPRAAGIMKDSKNVEGAKEFIDYLLSDDVQKQVSKAYLLPGRKDIKAENRPNVEEIPVLNIDWKTVEKEQDEIAKQFKKVFQ, translated from the coding sequence ATGAAGAAATTCAGTTCGCTTAAGTCTTTATTTGTATGTACTTTACTATTTTCTGCTGTAGTAACAGGTTGTAGCTCAAAGACAGGCAGTGTAGATGCAAAAAATAAAAACGCTAATGAAAAGAAAATTGTTGTATATAGTGCAGGACCAAAAGGATTAGCAGAAAAAATTCAAAAGGACTTTGAAAAGAAAACAGGGATAAAAGTAGAAATGTTTCAAGGAACAACAGGTAAGATTTTAGCAAGAATGGAGGCTGAAAAGAAAAATCCAGTCGTTGACGTTGTCGTACTTGCTTCTTTACCAGCGATGGAAGGATTAAAAAAAGATGGGCAAACGTTAGCTTATAAAGGAGCAAAACAAGCTGATAAGCTTCGTTCTGAATGGTCGGATGATAAAGGACATTATTTTGGATATAGTGCTTCAGCATTAGGAATTGTGTATAACACAAAAAATGTGAAGACAGCACCTGAAGATTGGAGCGATATAACGAAAGGAGAATGGAAAGGGAAAGTGAATCTTCCAGATCCAGCACTTTCAGGTTTAGCTTTAGACTTTGTAACAGGATATGTGAAAAAGAATGGACAAGATGGATGGAATTTATTTGAACAGCTTAAGAAAAATGAAGTTACAGTAGCTGGGGCAAACCAAGAAGCGTTAGACCCAGTTGTAACAGGTGCGAAAGATATGGTAATTGCGGGTGTTGACTATATGACGTACAGTGCAAAAGCAAAGGGTGAACCGGTTGATATCGTATATCCAAAAAGCGGAACAGTCATTAGTCCACGTGCAGCAGGCATTATGAAGGATAGTAAAAATGTAGAAGGTGCAAAAGAGTTTATTGATTATTTATTATCAGATGATGTGCAAAAACAAGTTTCTAAAGCGTATTTGTTGCCCGGTAGAAAAGATATAAAAGCTGAAAATAGACCGAATGTAGAAGAGATTCCAGTATTAAATATTGATTGGAAAACAGTTGAGAAAGAACAAGATGAAATAGCAAAACAATTTAAGAAAGTATTTCAATAA